The following coding sequences lie in one Halogeometricum rufum genomic window:
- a CDS encoding CinA family protein — translation MREFATDPPVEVRVGDALREAGETLAVAESCTGGLVGSLLTDVPGSSDYFDRSVVTYSYDAKLRALAVSRESLDEHGAVSEPVARQMAAGVRDTAGTDWAVATTGIAGPEGGTEEKPVGTVFVGLAHRGDWGTGASYTTVDRHEFDGDRTAIKEQIARRALETVLTAVESRGV, via the coding sequence ATGCGAGAGTTCGCAACGGACCCGCCGGTCGAAGTCCGCGTCGGCGACGCCCTCCGCGAGGCGGGGGAGACGCTGGCCGTCGCCGAGTCGTGCACGGGCGGACTCGTCGGGTCGCTGCTCACCGACGTGCCGGGGTCGTCGGACTACTTCGACCGCTCCGTCGTCACCTACTCGTACGACGCGAAACTGCGCGCGTTGGCCGTCTCACGGGAGTCGCTGGACGAACACGGCGCCGTCTCCGAACCCGTCGCCCGACAGATGGCCGCCGGCGTCCGCGACACCGCCGGCACGGACTGGGCGGTGGCGACGACGGGCATCGCCGGCCCCGAGGGCGGCACCGAGGAGAAACCGGTCGGGACGGTGTTCGTCGGACTGGCGCACCGCGGCGACTGGGGGACGGGCGCGTCGTACACGACGGTCGACCGACACGAGTTCGACGGCGACAGAACGGCGATAAAGGAGCAGATAGCCCGCCGAGCGCTGGAGACGGTGCTGACCGCCGTCGAATCGCGGGGCGTCTGA